The stretch of DNA gttagtCTGACAAATTTGTctctatgaatattataaaaattaaagcatacCCATTTTGTAAGCGGTTTAGTTGTTACCCTTAAATGTGGGAAATAGTTTAACTTTCTTACAGCCTTAcatctatgggcagtggtcaCGAGTTACTCTGAGGTGgtaaattatatacatgcaGGAGACAgtctttatctatatttttacatacagcTCCAATGCGAATTGTGTATGCACATGATCATTCATTTTTCTCCAACTATCCACTCCtctaaaaatgtattaagcATAAATAAACTCGTAGCACTTATTTGGATTTGATTTCGAAATCCCCAGTTAAGATTCACGTTTCCCGTTCAATTGTTCTcagctcttttttatttcaaataaatacgcgtgtagttttgaatatttttgtaggAAATCTTGTACCATACAAAAAACAGCAACAGCCATCTGCAAAGAACAAAGAGAATTATTCGAAGATGAAGTCAACCGAGTTATTGTGGCACGGACGGACTGGGGTGAGTAATTTACACTCGAGCTTTTGTTTATAAAAGGTAGACAGTTTTATTGTGACTAAAATCGACTAAATACCCTTTGGTATCTTCTAAGACATTTGTACGGAGTACGATTGATTTAAAGGGATACATTAAACACGCCTTGTGTCAACAAAGAATTTAGTTAGAGATTTATCATCAAAGACCAAATGATACCTAACTAAgctacatacattttattagtcTGATTAAATGGTGAAATATAAACTGTTAGGTTGTAACacatattataaactaatactaataataatgcgAAATTGACTCTGTCTGCTAAGCTTAAATTTCGATGAGATAAGGCTACCTCATTAATTTACTCTTTTATTGATAAGCTAGTTGTACCCGATAAGAGCACGTTctaaataaccaaaaaaaaatgtacctagTCTGTGTTAATTCCTATTATATCCGATATCTGCCATtaaaagtctcgtcaaaatcggtccagccgttccaaagattagccgatATATTTAGgaaaaagctgttattttagTTTTGCCAAataacactccaattttttatacgtttttcaTACGTATTTTGTGCGGGTAATATCGTAGGTTTAGctagtattgtatataaatataccaatGAATATTTACTAAGTAAATGCATCCAAGTTTTACTTAAGTCAAGAAAATGATTGTCATTAATGCCTTActtattcaattttatgtaGATTTCGTTTCAGAAAGCGTATCTCGTAACTTTGCTCGTTAAAAAAGCAGTTTACTTAAGCACCTTAGAATAAGCCATTACCAATAAAGTAACGATCTGACGTTGCAAAATTTCCTAATAACCTCCCTATATCGAAGAGCTTTTCAGTAAAGGTCAACAAAAGATGGCGAGATCAATTTGATTAATTCAAGTACTTTACTTCTTCTATAAATATTGAGATGAACTGTGCCCCGTCTTTAAACAACCTTTGTAACATGGACTATTCCATACTACCAAAAATGTTTGTCTATATTGCACTAGACTTCaattaatctaaaattaaaactatattttaataaatgaaagtaCAGACACGATATATAATTCTTGCACCTGAAATGGTTCCAATGTGTTGATTCCTTCTTTATAAGATTACTGAGGAATTGAAGATGGGATTTTAGGTGCAGAGCTCCCAGCAGGATTGGGGAAATTTGCGATTACGTATTGCATATATATGTTAGTATCGAAAGCGATTTAGAAAATTGTTTTAGAAGTAAAGAATTTAagagttttttaaatgtttaactatttttcaaatatggatgtaattatttatttaaacgattaTAGCACTGCACCActtcacaatttttatttaccatCGTGGACCGAGAGTACAAATCTAGCAGGTATAAACTCTTACCAGATTTTTTGCAGATCTATCCACAATTTAACAATCTTTAATGACCTAGCGAGGttgtaaaaatcattttttcatAACGAGAATAGCTGAAAACTTTGTTCATCACCCAGTGTGGTTTAgcaatacattaaattttaataagtcaACTCGAAGCATTCACTTATACGCTCATCTCAAAAGATtacttaagtttaattaataataaaatatttcatttctctacaaacattataaaaactctaaacCAAGATTTATAcgcataattaaaaagttattagtcgAAACATGCGCTGAAACCACAGCACTCACTTCTAAATTTGTCCAAAATCGCTTCACTTCATTTGTTTCGTGTTCAAATCGCATTGGTTTAATTTTAGCCGTCGAATCCTGTGGTTGGCAATAATTGTGCGGTTTTCGCGGTAAATTTATTCTAATTGCCATAACAGAATGCGTACACTGGCGACATCGTTTAGGATGACATTTTTACGTATGAGGTTAATAGTTAATGATGTTAAATTTAGTTGGTTTCTAATTTACTGTTTCTTAATCCTCTTTAATGTTCAATACTTGAGACCATTTAGAAACCACATTAGTTATACAGTTATAGCTACgtctatatagaaaaaaatccaAATATGCCCAATGCTACCAACATTTTCACCCAAATCATATTTCTTAAGACAATTTcaacaatttactaaattgttagattttaaatgaattgcTCGTTCTATATTGATTTTTGTGATCTAGTAAAGTAAATACTTCGTATCATTTAGTTTTAACTATTTCCTTGTACTGTGTGCGTTTTGAAGAGAATAGCATATTTTCTGCTAAAGTATTGATAAAGTTTCAACGAAAGTGTAGTTAGGTGTCGTGGTTATGGTCTCGTCACTTCATAAGACTATTAAGTCGCAGGCACGTCGTGCGCATGTCTAGACTGAAGCCAAAAGTGAAAAGTAAACTGTCCGCATTGGGACTCAAGACAAACGATGACGTCGCGACTACCCAACATCCATTAATCACAATTAGTGAAGCCCGAAACAAAACGCATTGTATCGTTTGAAAAAGTGGACAGATAATTGCTTTTACTGGGATTGTTGCTGGAaaaatctttaagtaaaatatttataaattaactgcACCCAGACTGGGTACTACTTACTCATCATCTGCTATAAAAAGAAGCACATGACGTCATTATTATCATCCGATTAGCTTAGGTTAGGTGAGAATATCAGTGTGAGTAATTCGCTGCTTCAAAACGAAAGGGCCACAAATCAAAATGTTAGAATGTTACAGGAGggctgttttaaaatttttcagttTTCCTTTTGAAATATCTTTTCACACGTTCGtccatttttatgtaaattacatgTTTGAAAGCGTCTTTTAAGCCTTTACCTAGGTCCTAATGCATTATTTTGATAACTATCATCGGAAGCAAGCTAACGACATATACGTCCCTTTGGCatataaattattgtgattACACTAATGatctttttcaataaaaagacacaaataatgaaagaaaatacgcatttatttaaaaaagtaacttaaatGTATTTGGTAACAAACAACGCAGACttcaaaattaagtaaatgtttCTAAAAACTTAATAAGATAACTCAAAATTAGTAAGTATGTTAGGaataaaatcaaagaaattatattatttttttacgtgagaaatattttgttactattCTATAACATTGTTCAacgtttaacttttattatagtCTTATAGACTTctgatcattattatattacttactcCTTTActtaacaaattacaaatttatcatCACAGTAAGTACTTAACTGTAAATAGGAACTCAATTAAAGATCAGTCTCACTGCTTACAGACGTTTGAGCATTGGTTACTTCTAACTAATCAATCACAAATTATCACAAAAAGTATGTACTTATCTGTATATAGGAACATATCAAATGTCAGTCTCATAAGATTTTAAACTAACTTTCTATTAAACCTTACTATAATATTCAAAGactaatataaaagttttcataaaatttcgGTATTACGTGTTTTTCAATAAGCTTTAGAATACCTTGCTTTTTTTGTTCAGAAACTTTCAACTTCTGTGTATATAACTTTTTCAGTGTGTTAGTTGCAACCGTGGCTTTAGGTTGCCGTTTCTTCAAAGTACAAACTGACTTGAACTCTTCTTCTTCGTATGAAGTCTTAaagaaaaacatgtttttgttaGCTTTATCAATTTTTAGAACCTTTACATCGGACCATTTTAACTTTTCTCCATTTTCTGCTGTGATGAAGTTACCAACAGCCAGTGGTTTCAAGTCGTAAAAACTATCATGTGTCAGTTCTTTAACAGTGTATGGTTTTCCCGTCTTTTTTGCAGTTTTGATCAATGTAATATATTGATCGGGTACATAAATTGGCGAAGATTTTAATGCTTTTGAAATGTTTCTTCCAATAACGGAGTGAACAGAGTCACCCTCGTTTTGGGTGTGACCTTTAATCAAGAATTTGTGTGTTATACTTTGCAGTTTTGGAAGCTCGCTAAGGGCATGTTGGTACATAGCcagcataaatttatttttttgctgacCACAGCAATTATCACTGTAGAAAACTACGTCGAAGTTAACGGTTGCTTTATCGTTTAGAGATTTTAGGTACATATACACACATGAACCTATCTCATTCACCCCTCGAGCTCCTTCTCCCTCGTGCCAAACAAAGCAAGTTGTGTCCTTTGTACCAAGCTCAGTAATCgtgaaatttaatacatttaactttgaaatataataaaagcttgACACTTCACCCCGCGGACAAGGCATCACAGCTTGTAAATCATAGACAGCGACTACAAAATTGTCACTAACATTTTCCTTATCCTTCTCTTTTTCCGCTCTAACGagacatttttcttttaaatgttggTCTTGCTTTTGTTGTACTGGAACTTTATCTTCAGCATTGGCGTAAGCAGTACAATGTTCACATTGGTCCTTCTTAGGTTgccaaaaagaaatattgaagtCCTTCATAAAGATATTGTAATAGATTTGGTAGTTTACGTGTTGCACTCCTTCAGATTTACATTTTTCTACGTAATCTCTGTGCAATGTAGCTATGTTGGTCCCACCTTCGATATATTCACGTTTCGTTTGAGCACGGCAATAATGGCTCTCGATTCGTGGTATAGATTGTATGTGAGCTTTTACACCATCGATTAAATTAGATTCAGTCTTGTTATGGCTTTCATGTCTCCCTCTTTTATCTGGTATTTGAGTTCCTGTGAGACTCGAATGTTTCTTTAGAACAGTTCTGATTGCTTTGTCTGAAATTGCAAGAGTATGCATGAAGAAAATTTTGCATACTCGGATACGGGTCTTATTTAGAGGCAAGTAATATCCATGATTGAAATTTTTACGAGTACTGCCAACACGAGTATAACGATATTTGGGTTCAATTTTAGTCATGTGGTCATGGACGAACTGTCTCTGAATATGTATATCAGCAGTCTTCCAGTACTCATCAAATATTACCTCTCGATCTTCCTGTGAGAATTTAGAAGAACAATTAAGCTTACATTTGTTTGAACAAGGAGGCCCAACTTTTTTACTGTCCATGAGCTTCTTCGACTTTGACAAAGACGTGTATGCTTTACcagtatttcttaaaaatttggCCTTATTCTTCTTCCATATCTCTGGGTTTGCTTTTCTTTTACGAGACTTAATAGCTAGATGTGTATCCGTACAAGGAGATTGTCCATCGACGCTTACTGGCAGGCTATCTACGCTATTTGGCTGCATATCAAGACTGCGAGGCTGTATCAGAGTGCTAAGGCTGACTGGCTGCAGTTCATGACTATCGATGTCTTGATGGTTACTCACACTATGTGATTGCTCTTCACTTTTAAGTGGTTTTGGCTGGGTATTGACGCTCTCAATGTTACCTATACAGCTTTGTAGTATGTCGTCAATTTGGTGTGATTGGTTAATATTGCTGGCTGATTGATTTTGTGGAAGTTGGACGGTTTtcgtagttttattaaaatctctaGAAGTTCCGGGTTTTGGTGAAATATCTTGCCTTATTAGTGCTGTATTTTCCTCGTGATCTTCTTCCGAATCTGATTCGGAACTAGATGATAAGCTTATATTGAAATTTGGATCTTTGACACTGTCATCAGAAGAAAACAGACTTGTTGTGCAATCTGAATTCTTGCTTTCGCTGGAACTATCATCACTATGTTCAATCAAAATGTTTGGTTTATCGTTAAAAGTAATCAAATGTTCTTCATCGGAGTccaaaatacttaaattttggCCATATTGACTGTCTGGTATAGAATTTGTATCGAAAGAACTATCATGTGGGTTGATAGACGAAGGAGAATCAGGAGAAGGAGAATCTTGCTGCAGCTGTGGACCAATTGGTAAATCATCGTTTTTATGTGGACTAAGGGGTAATGGTTTATTCTTCTGTAAAGAGATGGAATCATTTACCATTTTCACAAGTCTATATCCTCTGGTCTTATGCATcctgtaaaataacaaaataaaactagtttaacttCACAAGTTCATTACAAATAATCCcagtaagtattattaaaaatcacttATAGGTACCAATATTATTAATGGCCTTTAAACCCACATTAATTGCATTAaaagctaaaataatttattcaatcgcAAAGCAGTTAAGCAGTTATAAgtcatcttttaaaataaattatttactaacctaaaaaaaaaccaaaacaatAGTTAGTACTTTTCGTTTCAAAAGGTCTTcacaaactattatatttaataccgcGAAATAGACGTTTCACAAAAACTGCTTTTAAGTTTAAAAGAAAGTTATGTGTTTACAAATTGATTCTATTGCGAAATAGACGCTTTTCGGAATGTGGCACTGTtgctaaataaattgtattttacttacttttattttatatgccaACCCGACGCATTTCAAAATGTGGCCCTATTGTCTATAAAATTTTGCCTGATAATTGACGACTTTTTGAGATGTGGCTGACTGGCTCAAAAAACACGTACGACCGCGCCGACTGTCAGGTTGCAACTAGCAAGATGGCCGTATCGCTCTGAAGTTAGCTACCGAAACGTTAAAATGCCAAAGAGGCGTTTGTGTATTTTAGTGATTTAGAGTGCAAAATCGATAAGTGTCTTTGTGATTTATGAAAATAAGGTTCATTATAGTTAAATTTTCGGCATAAAAGTAGTTTTTAGAAATTTTGATATGTGGCCCTTTCGTTTATAAGCAGCGAATTATTACCAAGTCCAGGGACCTAATATCATAGTTCTCAAATTTGATGGCAAATTTCATGAAAAggaattcatatttattaaagtaccaATTACCTTCGTCAGAGGTTGTTACCCCTTACCTGATGGTAAAATGATACATGTGCCAGTCTGGCTgttaataatcaatatatatctGATACCTTTGATTAGCAGCAGCTTAGTCATCATTAAAATATGGTGGTAaccaaatattgaaattaaggaAATGGATCATTATTTAAGCACTcactatttaatgataattgttGTCATTATCAGGAAAAACTTGCATAGGGATTAATCATGTTTACTGACTTGTATTTTCTCTGAGTACATATTTTAGTATAGAGTAGTTAACGgtaaagaaatttattattattgattgttaATTTACAAACTGATCTGCaatattaagtaaatgtttaagaattaatctatattaattaaatgtactcTTGgcataaataatagttaaatattattacttatgatATCACTTGAAATAAATGTGCCTCAGATTCAGTAATTATGATCTTTCAGATGTGACTAATTAGTATTGAAcgtttatcaaaaaatgatttaatgatttaataattcttcttataatttgatttgagtGAAAAATTAGAGAAATTCTCTAATGTTTGAAAAACAGATATTGGCTTATCTCTAGTACAGACATATACgccatatttgaattttttatggaataggttggcggacgagcaaatgggccacctgatgatatgtggtcaccatcacccattgacaatgacgctgtaagaaatattaattattccttatttcgtctatgtgccaccaaccttgggaactaaggtgctatgtccctttgcctgtagttacactgtctcactcacccttcaaaccggaacacaacattactgcgtactgttgtttagcggcagaatatctgatgagtgggtacccaggcgggcttgcataaagccctaccactaaaaAAGATTGTTAATGTTGAtacaaaagttattatataaataaattcattaggTGATAATACTTCAATACCATATGCAACTCTTAATAGCTATGAATAATGATTTTGGCTTTAATTCACTCAAATGGAAATTCGAAATCGCCATCCATTAGTAGGTATTATTGGGTAGTTAATACTGAATACCAGATATTTGGAACGCGATTTTAGGTTCAGTCCCTTAGATAATTTAGACTTTGATATCTATGTTAatagttttactttaaaatacgaCAATAAAGAAGCATATTATCACATCTCATATATAAATACTCCGGTTCCCTCTAAATCAAGGAAGCGATGTTGCATGATCAATGGAGAGAGAATGTTTTTCTCTTATATATGTACACCTGAAACGTTTACTGATTACTATGTCCTACGTAACATGGTTGCCTAGTaaagatcgctgcttagcgataaggccgctaATTGTACATTTAGATCAAGTTTTGCAattactgtataatttatttattctttggtgtacaataaagaatacttacttacttacttacttagaGCAATCTTTTACGAGCCACCAATGTAAAAAGTCACTGGATCGATCCTGTACTTTTGGTTTATTGTCATACCCATgctttatcatcatcatcatcaacagctttttttcgtccactgctggacataggtctctccaatagcacgccactgtaatcgatcttcggctactcgcatccagctcctgccagccgccttgcgtaaatctcCATCGTTCCCGAAAATGTCCTAcgctacgtttgccgagacgcggtctccactctagaacacggtTTAACCATCGGTACCCATACCCATGCTTATGACAAGTTATAAGCTTAAAAGGTCAATAGGAATTTTAGTAATACCATTCAATTCTGATGTTTCTACTATTCCTTAAAAATCAAGTGCTATTTTAATCTGATGTCCACTTTGCATTGtaacattcatataaaaattggaTTTCAGCTGTATTGGCCTTGATAcgttattatgaaattattgagTATTCTTGTGAACGCCATCTTTCAACATATCATAGTTATTGTGTTTATGACGTAAAACAACAAGAGATACAAAATAATCgatgaaaaattaaaagcaaactaaatgaaacaaatctaagtaataagtacatatatgtgttatttcaaatatttttacctgattagattaaaataatcagTCCGTTGTATGGACAGCAGTTTCgaccttattatatataattacactgTACGTACCTAGATACATGTAAATCTAAAATAGTGATAACGAAActgataaaataaacatcaaatttaGTCAATTCAGTGTAATTAGGTAACAAATTTTTATCGTTATAATGttactgaaaatattaatttttagtgtttTGAGTGCAATTTCGACTTGCGAGAAAGTTAGATATGACAATTATTCGCTGTACAAAATATATCCACAAAACGAAGATCACTTGAAGTTTTTAAACGATTTACAAGACAGTGATGATTTACGTTTTTGGAAATTACCTTCATCTGTCGATGACTATGCGAGTGTTGTGTCTTCACCTGAAAAGAAAGTTCTTTTTGAACATTCCCTTAAGAAAAGGAGTTTAAACTATGAGGTTATGCTGGAAAATATTCAAcagtaagtttaattattattcaatatcgGTGAATTTATATTaggatttgttttaaaatggtgATGTATTTTTTAGAACATTTGATGAGCAATTATACAGCAGAAAAAGACGTGACACAAGAAATCAGTTGTTTTGGACTAATTTTCAAACAATGGAAGATATTTATGAGTGGTTCCATCATTTGGCTAGAACGCATGAAAATCTTGTGACCATCATTCATGCGGGGAAATCATTTGAAGGTAACATTAGCACTTGATcacaaaaagtaaaattaaagtacacGTTGAAACTTTTTGattcattttacttggtggtagggctttgtgcaggcccgtctgggtaggtaccacccactcataagttattctaccggcaaataacagtactcagtattgttgtattccggtttgaagggtgagagagccagtgtaactacaggcacaagggacataacatcttagttcccaaggttagtggcacatggacgatgtaaggaatagttaatatttcttacagcgtccttgtctatgggtgatggtgaccacttaccaccaggtggcacatatgctcgtccgccaacatatacaataaaaaaaaatttggtatGTGATGTTACTCACATCCAGTAGCGTAACTATCGTAGGGCCAgatggtgcagtgcaccagggccccggagttcaagGAGGAGGGagttatattatttggtatCTTATATTTTCAAGGGTAAtttttagttaaagagggatgggaaagagagGGTGAGggcacgatttttttttaccgGGGCCCTTCGTCACCTAGCTACACCACTGTTCGCATCTAATCAGACTTAACAAGATGCTAAAAtgtgtttacaatatttttttaggtcgAAACATAACTGGAGTGAAAATATCACGTAAGCCAAGTCAACGCGCTATTTTCATAGAAGGCGGTCAAGTTGCTGCTGATTGGCTTTCTCCAACTGTTACCACATATATAGTGGATCAGCTTGTGCGAGGCGATAGTCCTGAAATAAGGCAGGCTGCAGAAGACTTTGAATGGCACATTTTTCCAATCCTAAACCCTGATGGTCATGAATACACACAAAATTTTGTAAGTAATTGAACAAATcgattatcttatatttttatttataaagctattaatgttttaatattttcaggATAGACTTTGGCTTAAGAATCGTAGGCCGACAGTAGGACGTTCAGTTGGTGTTGATTTATCAAAGAATTGGAATTCACAATGGGGAGGTATAGTGatactatctatattaaaaaaaacataccatataaaaaaatgtaactgaTAGATaccttttaatttctttgtaataattttagtttttgtaagtaaaaagtaatattgtaatgcttgaaatgtattttttagttAGAGGGGGCAGTTTCGAACCAGCTGCCAGTAACTACATAGGCTTAGGGCCATTTTCAGAATATGAGACGAGAGCTATTTCAAGATATATCGAATCAATGGATACTAAACTATATGGATTATTGTCATTTAGAGGGTTTGGACAAAGGCTGTTGATACCTTTTGCTCATACCACAtcacatatgtataattataataaaacggtGAGTTACCAAACTGCATAAAAAAtctttacctttattttaaaattgaactgGATTGGAtctgtataattttgttaatatgaaAACAGTTTGCTAGAAGATACTTAATCTACAAGCAAATACATTTGCAATCCTGGCAAACCACAgacaattcatttttttttgtcgaaACAAAGAGATAAGATCGAGTGAATGGTGATTTTAAGTCAAAGAGCATCAAAAGCAACACCaaaaaggtttatttaaaaaaaataaccttacGTGTTTATTCTTCAGGTCCTAATCGGAAGACGAGCTATGGGATCTCTGGCAGGCCGTTATAATACGCAATATTTGGTTGGAAATTCGATGGAAGTTCAtggtaaaatatttctttattactttataactatttacaataataaccaACTTATTccatcaatataattatatatacatgatcTTTATGATCCACTAGGGACCCGACCTGGCCTCACACGGATTATATGTAACGTTATTTTATGACCAAAttgcataaaatcattataaattgtattctatgtgttattctgttgtataacctatattactgtaaaattttatccaaatccgttcagtagtttttttgtgaaagagtaacaaacatatatacatctATCCTCACTTTTAGGATTTGAGATTGAATTTCTTTTACAGACGGTTCTACGGGTTCTATTGCTGACTGGGTCAAGCATCGCTATAATCCTCTCTTGGTTTTCACCTACCAACTCAGGGATACCGGTAATTCGGGTTACGTATTACCAGTGAACCAAGTGCTGCCATCTTGTGAGGAAACTTTTGACTCTGTTTTGGCGATCATTAGGGAGGCGAGGTTTCTTAATGTACTCTAGTAATTTGGAATCATTTGTGATGGATTTTAAAGCAAATCGATTGACTTAGTAAAGGTTGGGGATAATGGTATAATGAAGTAATTAATCTGATGTACTTTTACCGATGACAAAGCGAGTTTTTGTCAATCTTCCACAGCtaacgatttattatttttaacttgtttTTTCGAAATGTATGTGTTATCTATACTGCTAATAAACTTATTACAtggatatatgttttattacttaaatgtcataaattaaaatttgattattattgtggattatttaatttacgtgTCTGTGTTAAAAGTTacgacttataaaaaaatatttgtctgaCAATCAAGTATATTGTTAGtagttataacaatattaagacATATCAATACataacaaatatgaactaaaatagAAAACTGATTAATAACGACTTACAAAACACTAGCTAAATCCATGGCCGTACCcgctttaaatttatacaaagcaattgtagttataaaaaatagcGTATCCTCTGTGAGGCCATAAGCTTACAAAAAGTTATCAAAATCTATTCAGTCATGAAAGCGCAGCAggcagacagaattacttttacatttatattataagtaagaaCTGACCAAAATGTTCTTCAATTTTGgcattatcaatttaaattttaattgtaataagaaTTTTTAAGTATCTACTATATTACGCTTGTCAATATAGTGTAAACGTTTCATTTTAGGAATCCAAACACGgtttttatctaatttattggcagataatgataatgataatgattcgACATTCataaacgtttaaatataaaacttactgtTATCTGATATACAGTATCGAGTCGACATAATTAATATTGCTCAAAtgatattatagtattttaattctGTATGTTTTATAATCATTGTAAAGTCGAACATTTATGATACATACATCAACTAGAATATCCATGATGATATtcttaaataagtttttgtttttaattttacttgtacCATTTGTTTCGTGTGAAAAGTTACGTTTTGATAACTACAC from Vanessa cardui chromosome 20, ilVanCard2.1, whole genome shotgun sequence encodes:
- the LOC124538599 gene encoding zinc carboxypeptidase-like — protein: MLLKILIFSVLSAISTCEKVRYDNYSLYKIYPQNEDHLKFLNDLQDSDDLRFWKLPSSVDDYASVVSSPEKKVLFEHSLKKRSLNYEVMLENIQQTFDEQLYSRKRRDTRNQLFWTNFQTMEDIYEWFHHLARTHENLVTIIHAGKSFEGRNITGVKISRKPSQRAIFIEGGQVAADWLSPTVTTYIVDQLVRGDSPEIRQAAEDFEWHIFPILNPDGHEYTQNFDRLWLKNRRPTVGRSVGVDLSKNWNSQWGVRGGSFEPAASNYIGLGPFSEYETRAISRYIESMDTKLYGLLSFRGFGQRLLIPFAHTTSHMYNYNKTVLIGRRAMGSLAGRYNTQYLVGNSMEVHDGSTGSIADWVKHRYNPLLVFTYQLRDTGNSGYVLPVNQVLPSCEETFDSVLAIIREARFLNVL